In a single window of the Centroberyx gerrardi isolate f3 chromosome 17, fCenGer3.hap1.cur.20231027, whole genome shotgun sequence genome:
- the nkx2.4a gene encoding NK2 homeobox 4a isoform X1, which translates to MSLSPKHTTPFSVTDILSPIEETYKKFSGMDGAGNLTSPLGAYRQPQVSQTGMQQHSMGHNATVATTYHMPHTVSQFSHSAMGGYCNGSIGNMGDLPSYQESMRNSAAATGWYSANPDPRYSTISRFMGPSTGMNMTGMGSLTGMADATKSMPALHAAPRRKRRVLFSQAQVYELERRFKQQKYLSAPEREHLASMIHLTPTQVKIWFQNHRYKMKRQAKDKAAQQLQQQQQDGNLCQQQAQSPRRVAVPVLVKDGKPCQNGSNTPTPSQQQVQQQSQQQSQQQNGAGVVLATSTNAISQHQSQQQVNALVQAQELEEMSPSPPSLHSQLNMAQIDTSAVDYTSNMVSSNLLYGRTW; encoded by the exons ATGTCGTTGAGCCCAAAGCACACAACGCCTTTCTCAGTGACAGATATTTTGAGTCCAATCGAGGAGACCTACAAGAAGTTTAGTGGCATGGACGGCGCTGGGAACCTAACCTCTCCACTGGGAGCCTACCGACAGCCTCAGGTGTCTCAGACCGGCATGCAACAGCACTCCATGGGCCACAACGCCACCGTGGCTACTACCTACCACATGCCACACACTGTATCCCAGTTCTCCCACAGCGCAATGGGGGGATACTGCAATGGGAGCATTGGCAACATGGGAGACCTCCCGTCGTACCAGGAAAGCATGCGGAACAGCGCAGCAGCAACAGGGTGGTACAGCGCCAACCCGGACCCCAGATACTCCACAA TTTCTAGATTCATGGGACCTTCCACAGGTATGAACATGACCGGCATGGGGAGTCTCACGGGAATGGCGGACGCCACCAAATCCATGCCAGCTCTCCACGCTGCGCCCAGGAGGAAACGGCGCGTCCTGTTCTCGCAGGCTCAGGTCTACGAGCTGGAGAGGAGGTTTAAGCAGCAGAAGTACCTGTCGGCGCCGGAGAGGGAGCACCTGGCCAGCATGATCCACCTGACGCCGACCCAGGTGAAAATCTGGTTTCAGAACCACCGGTACAAGATGAAGCGGCAGGCCAAGGACAAGGCGGCgcaacagctgcagcagcagcagcaggacggTAACCTGTGCCAGCAGCAGGCGCAGTCCCCGCGGCGCGTCGCCGTGCCAGTTCTGGTGAAGGACGGTAAACCGTGCCAGAACGGCTCCAACACGCCGACGCCGAGCCAGCAGCAGGTACAACAACAGAGCCAACAACAGAGCCAACAACAGAACGGAGCCGGAGTCGTGCTCGCAACCTCCACCAACGCCATCAGCCAGCATCAAAGCCAGCAGCAGGTCAACGCCTTGGTCCAGgcccaggagctggaggagatgtcgcccagccccccctccctgcACAGCCAGCTCAACATGGCCCAGATAGACACCTCTGCTGTAGATTACACCAGTAACATGGTCAGCTCAAACCTCCTCTACGGCAGAACGTGGTAG
- the nkx2.4a gene encoding NK2 homeobox 4a isoform X2 → MSLSPKHTTPFSVTDILSPIEETYKKFSGMDGAGNLTSPLGAYRQPQVSQTGMQQHSMGHNATVATTYHMPHTVSQFSHSAMGGYCNGSIGNMGDLPSYQESMRNSAAATGWYSANPDPRYSTISRFMGPSTGMNMTGMGSLTGMADATKSMPALHAAPRRKRRVLFSQAQVYELERRFKQQKYLSAPEREHLASMIHLTPTQVKIWFQNHRYKMKRQAKDKAAQQLQQQQQDGNLCQQQAQSPRRVAVPVLVKDGKPCQNGSNTPTPSQQQQQVNALVQAQELEEMSPSPPSLHSQLNMAQIDTSAVDYTSNMVSSNLLYGRTW, encoded by the exons ATGTCGTTGAGCCCAAAGCACACAACGCCTTTCTCAGTGACAGATATTTTGAGTCCAATCGAGGAGACCTACAAGAAGTTTAGTGGCATGGACGGCGCTGGGAACCTAACCTCTCCACTGGGAGCCTACCGACAGCCTCAGGTGTCTCAGACCGGCATGCAACAGCACTCCATGGGCCACAACGCCACCGTGGCTACTACCTACCACATGCCACACACTGTATCCCAGTTCTCCCACAGCGCAATGGGGGGATACTGCAATGGGAGCATTGGCAACATGGGAGACCTCCCGTCGTACCAGGAAAGCATGCGGAACAGCGCAGCAGCAACAGGGTGGTACAGCGCCAACCCGGACCCCAGATACTCCACAA TTTCTAGATTCATGGGACCTTCCACAGGTATGAACATGACCGGCATGGGGAGTCTCACGGGAATGGCGGACGCCACCAAATCCATGCCAGCTCTCCACGCTGCGCCCAGGAGGAAACGGCGCGTCCTGTTCTCGCAGGCTCAGGTCTACGAGCTGGAGAGGAGGTTTAAGCAGCAGAAGTACCTGTCGGCGCCGGAGAGGGAGCACCTGGCCAGCATGATCCACCTGACGCCGACCCAGGTGAAAATCTGGTTTCAGAACCACCGGTACAAGATGAAGCGGCAGGCCAAGGACAAGGCGGCgcaacagctgcagcagcagcagcaggacggTAACCTGTGCCAGCAGCAGGCGCAGTCCCCGCGGCGCGTCGCCGTGCCAGTTCTGGTGAAGGACGGTAAACCGTGCCAGAACGGCTCCAACACGCCGACGCCGAGCCAGCAGCAG CAGCAGGTCAACGCCTTGGTCCAGgcccaggagctggaggagatgtcgcccagccccccctccctgcACAGCCAGCTCAACATGGCCCAGATAGACACCTCTGCTGTAGATTACACCAGTAACATGGTCAGCTCAAACCTCCTCTACGGCAGAACGTGGTAG